ACGGCTTCGGTGGCTTCGCGCACGAAGCGCGGCGTCAGGTCGAAGCCTTTTTGGGTAGTGGCGCTGCTAATGTATACTTCAACGCCGGCAATCTGGCCAGCGGCTTCGCGGGCCAGAAAGCGAGCGATTTTTCGGAATCCGGGGATGCCGGGCGCGGTGATGCTCACCAGCACGGGCACGCCGTGGCGGCGCAGGTGCGGCAGGTGGTCTTGCACCAGCTGCTCGGCGCCGTCGGTGCGGCGGTCGGTGGTGTTCAGCAGCGACGAATCGGCTACGCGGATGAGGCCTTCGCGCCCGCCGGGCCGCGGCTCCATGATGACCGTTTTGGTGAAAATAGCACCCAGGCGCTCGTAGCCTAGGTTGTCGGGCAGCTGCCAAGGAGCGGCAGCCAGGCACACGGGATTCTGCAGCGTTAAAGAAGGTCCGAGTTGCATAGTGGATGGGGCTATTTGGTTCGGGTGGTCGGGTGGCGCAAGGCGATAAAACAGCTGCCACTC
The sequence above is drawn from the Hymenobacter sp. YIM 151858-1 genome and encodes:
- a CDS encoding dihydroorotate dehydrogenase: MQLGPSLTLQNPVCLAAAPWQLPDNLGYERLGAIFTKTVIMEPRPGGREGLIRVADSSLLNTTDRRTDGAEQLVQDHLPHLRRHGVPVLVSITAPGIPGFRKIARFLAREAAGQIAGVEVYISSATTQKGFDLTPRFVREATEAVRNELGADAALIVKLPPWPDHVRALALGAQEGGATALAACNTLKALHLPDGGEPILGGLSGEALRPMALRCVYELAHDENLQLPVIGTGGIFTAQHVRDYLRCGAAAVQVATGEWLEPGLTARLATEWETANTLTETKPAAWIS